The sequence GCCCGCTCGCCCTCGTCGACGCCGCCCACTGGGCCACCGAGTGGCCCTGGTGCGAGCAGGCGGCCGCACAGCTCGACGCGATCTCCGAGCGCCACGGCTGGGGCCTGCGTACCCACGTCTCGCGCACGGTCACCGACCCGTGGACGGTGCACGCGCCGTCCGTGACTTCCCCTTCTATCCCTGGAGCCCCCAACTGAACGCCGAGCCCGCCGACCAGATCCGACTTCTCGACGTCCAGGCCCTGGACGTGCGGCTGTCTCAGCTCGCCCACAAGCGCAAGTCGCTGCCCGAGCACGCCGAGGTCGACTCGCTGACCAAGGACCTCACCCAGCAGCGCGACCTGCTCGTCGCCGCCCAGACGCAGGCCAGCGACGCCGCCCGCGAGCAGACCAAGGCGGAGCAGGACGTGGACCAGGTCCGCCAGCGCGCGGCCCGCGACCAGCAGCGGCTCGACTCCGGCGTGGGCGTCTCGGCCCGGGACCTGGCGAACCTGCAGAGCGAGGTCGTCTCCCTCGCGAAGCGGCAGAGCGACCTGGAGGACGTGGTCCTGGAGGTCATGGAGCGCCTGGAGGCCGCGACCGAGCGCGTCACCGGCCTCACCGGGCGGGTCTCCGACCTGGAGACCGAGCTGACGGACGCCACCGCGCGCCGCGACGCCGCCACCGGCGAGATCGACGCCGAAGCCGCCAAGATCGCCAAGGACCGCGAGGTCATCGTCGGGTCCATGCCCGTCGACCTGATGGCGCTGTACGAGAAGATCCGCGTCAAGCAGGGCGGGGTCGGCGCCGCGCGCCTCTACCAGCGCCGCTGCGAGGGCTGCCGCCTGGAGCTCGACATGGCCGAGGTCAACGAGATCAAGGCCGCCGCGCGCGACCAGGTCGTACGTCACGAGAACTGCGGCCGCATCCTGGTCCGTACGGCCGACTCGGGCATCTGATGCAGAGGCCCGTCCGGTTCGTCGTAGAGGCGGACGGCGGATCCCGGGGCAACCCGGGTCCCGCCGGCTACGGAGCGGTGGTCCTCGACCCCGCCACGGGGGAGACGCTGGCCGAGCGCGCGGAGTACATCGGCGTCGCGACGAACAACGTCGCCGAGTACAAGGGTCTGATCGCCGGGCTCGAAGCGGCGCGCGCGCTGGCACCGGACGCCGCGGTCCTGGTCCGCATGGACTCCAAGCTGGTCGTCGAGCAGATGTCTGGCCGCTGGAAGATCAAGCACCCGGACATGAAGCCCCTGGCGGCGGAGGCGGCGCGGATCCTGCCGCGCGCGCAGGTCACGTACGAGTGGATCCCGCGCGAGCAGAACAAGCACGCGGACCGGCTCGCCAACGAGGCGATGGACGCGGGCAAGCGCGGAAAGCCGTGGGAGCC comes from Streptomyces sp. NBC_01408 and encodes:
- a CDS encoding zinc ribbon domain-containing protein, with product MNAEPADQIRLLDVQALDVRLSQLAHKRKSLPEHAEVDSLTKDLTQQRDLLVAAQTQASDAAREQTKAEQDVDQVRQRAARDQQRLDSGVGVSARDLANLQSEVVSLAKRQSDLEDVVLEVMERLEAATERVTGLTGRVSDLETELTDATARRDAATGEIDAEAAKIAKDREVIVGSMPVDLMALYEKIRVKQGGVGAARLYQRRCEGCRLELDMAEVNEIKAAARDQVVRHENCGRILVRTADSGI